From the genome of Oxyura jamaicensis isolate SHBP4307 breed ruddy duck chromosome 2, BPBGC_Ojam_1.0, whole genome shotgun sequence, one region includes:
- the MYLIP gene encoding E3 ubiquitin-protein ligase MYLIP yields the protein MLCYVTRPDAVVMEVEVEAKANGEDCLNQVCRRLGIIEVDYFGLQFTGSKGENLWLNLRNRISQQMDGLAPYRLKLRVKFFVEPHLILQEQTRHMFFLHIKEDLLAGNLQCSSEHAIELSALLAQMKFGDYNQNTAKYNYEELCAKELTTTILESITAKHKQLEGLSQASAEYQVLQIATTLENYGVEWHSVRDSEGQKLLIGVGPEGISICKDDFSPINRIAYPVVQMATQSGKNVYLTVTKESGNSVVLLFKMISTRAASGLYRAITETHAFYRCDTVTSAVMMQYSRDLKGHLASLFLNENINLGKKYVFDIKRTSKEVYDHARRALYNAGIVDLVSRSDQTPPSSPLKSSESSMNCDNCEGLSCQQTKALQEKLRKLKESMLCMVCCEEEINSTFCPCGHTVCCKTCAAQLQSCPVCRSHVEHVQHVYLPTHTSLLNLTVI from the exons ATGCTGTGCTACGTGACCAGGCCAGACGCGGTGGTGATGGAGGTGGAGGTTGAGGCCAAAGCCAACGGCGAGGACTGCCTCAACCAG GTTTGCAGGAGGCTGGGAATTATAGAAGTTGATTATTTTGGACTGCAGTTCACTGGCAGCAAAGGGGAAAATCTGTGGCTGAATTTGAGGAACAGGATTTCCCAGCAGATGGATGGTTTAGCTCCTTATCGACTAAAATTAAGAGTCAAGTTCTTTGTAGAGCCCCATCTTATCTTACAAGAACAGACAAG GCATATGTTTTTCTTGCATATAAAGGAGGATCTTCTGGCTGGTAATCTCCAGTGTTCTTCAGAGCATGCAATTGAACTTAGTGCGTTGTTGGCACAGATGAAGTTTGGAGACTATAATCAGAATACTGCCAAGTACAATTATGAAGAGTTGTGTGCAAAAGAGCTCACCACTACCATTCTAGAAAG CATTACTGCAAAGCATAAGCAGCTGGAAGGTCTCAGTCAGGCTTCTGCTGAATACCAGGTTCTACAGATTGCAACAACACTGGAGAACTATGGAGTAGAGTGGCATTCGGTTAGAGACAGTGAAGGGCAAAAGCTCCTTATTGGTGTTGGACCTGAAGGCATATCCATCTGTAAAGATGACTTCAGTCCTATCAACAG GATTGCTTATCCTGTTGTTCAAATGGCAACACAGTCTGGGAAGAATGTATATCTGACTGTTACCAAGGAGTCTGGTAATAGTGTTGTTCTCCTGTTTAAAATGATCAGTACTAGGGCAGCAAGTGGACTCTACAGAGCAATTACAGAGACGCATGCATTTTACAG GTGTGACACTGTCACAAGTGCTGTCATGATGCAGTACAGTCGAGACTTAAAGGGCCACTTAGCATCtctttttctgaatgaaaacattaatcttgggaaaaaatatgtctttgaTATTAAAAGAACATCGAAAGAAGTTTATGATCATGCAAGACGAGCTCTTTATAACGCTGGCATTGTGGATCTTGTTTCGAGAAGTGACCAAACCCCACCGAGTTCCCCCCTTAAgtcttcagaaagcagcatgaACTGTGACAACTGTGAGGGTCTTAGCTGCcaacaaacaaaagctctgcAAGAGAAGCTGCGGAAGCTAAAGGAGTCCATGCTTTGTATGGTGTGTTGTGAAGAAGAAATCAATTCAACTTTCTGTCCCTGTGGCCATACAGTATGCTGTAAGACCTGTGCTGCCCAATTACAG tcaTGCCCTGTTTGCAGATCTCATGTAGAGCATGTCCAGCATGTGTACTTGCCAACCCACACCAGTCTTCTCAATCTGACTGTGATCTGA